The genomic interval GATCTCAGCAGGATTACTCtctgctgcacacacacacacatacataagtccaaaatctctctgtctctcacacacCTTAACAGAAAAGTAcactaatttcttcatttttaaacctAGAACCTGCTGAGAAGAAAATGAACCCTGGAAATCTCTCCTCAGTAACTGACTTCATCCTCGCTGGGCTCACAGAGAAACCAGAGCTCCAGATCCCCCTTCTGGTCTTCTTCCTAGGAATCTACTCAGTCACAGTGGTGGGGAACCTGGGCATGATCACACTGATAGGGCTCAGTTCTCAcctgcacacccccatgtactattTCCTCACCAATTTGTCCTTTATTGATTTCTGTCTTTCCACTGTCATTACCCCCAAAATGCTGGTGAACTTTGTGACAGAGAAGAATATCATCTCCTACCCGGAGTGTATGACTCAGCTCTAtttctttattgcttttattattgcaGAATGTTATATGCTGGCTGTAATGGCATATGACCGCTATGTTGCCATTTGTAACcctttgctttacaatgtcatcaTGTCTTATTATAGGTGCTTCCAGCTCACAGTGACAGTTTCTATTTTATGCATCATTGAATCTGCAGTCCACACAGGATTTATGTTTAGACTCTATTTCTGCAAGGCCAAGGTGGTTAACCATTATTTCTGTGATGTCTTCCCACTCTTAGAGCTATCCTGTTCTTGCATTTCCATGAATGAATTATTGGCTCTAGTCCTTAGTGCTTTTAATATCCTGATTCCTGTTTTAACCATCCTTGCTTCCTACATTTTCATCCTCTCTACCATCCTTCAAATTCACTCCACTGAAGGCAGGTCCAAAGCCTTCAGCACGTGCAGCTCTCATATCTCAGCTGTTGCGGTTTTCTATGGATCTGCAGCGTTCATGTATCTGAAGCCTTCATCTGTGAGCTCTATGAACCAAGGGAAAGTATCTTCTGTGTTTTATACCTGCATTGTACCCATGCTAAACCCTCTGATCTACAGTCTGCGGAATAAGGATGTCAAATTTGCTCTGAAGAAAATTCTGGAGAGTGGAAAATTTAGATAAACAGACTTAATGTCATAGTGTCATATAAGAAATATgcctttgtatatttttgagattagttgtttgtcagttgtttcatttgctattattttctcccattcagaaggctgtcttttcaccttgcttatattttcctttgttgtgcagaagcttttcattttaattagatcccatttgtttattttttgcttttctgggaggtagatcatagaggatcctgctgtgattttatGTCGtcgagtgttttgcctatgttctcctctaggagttttacagtttctggtcttacatttagatctttaatccattttgagtttattttcatgtgtggtgttaggaagtgatctagttttcattcttttacaagtggttgaccagttttcccagcaccacttgttaaagag from Capra hircus breed San Clemente unplaced genomic scaffold, ASM170441v1, whole genome shotgun sequence carries:
- the LOC102170673 gene encoding putative olfactory receptor 8G3 pseudogene yields the protein MNPGNLSSVTDFILAGLTEKPELQIPLLVFFLGIYSVTVVGNLGMITLIGLSSHLHTPMYYFLTNLSFIDFCLSTVITPKMLVNFVTEKNIISYPECMTQLYFFIAFIIAECYMLAVMAYDRYVAICNPLLYNVIMSYYRCFQLTVTVSILCIIESAVHTGFMFRLYFCKAKVVNHYFCDVFPLLELSCSCISMNELLALVLSAFNILIPVLTILASYIFILSTILQIHSTEGRSKAFSTCSSHISAVAVFYGSAAFMYLKPSSVSSMNQGKVSSVFYTCIVPMLNPLIYSLRNKDVKFALKKILESGKFR